The sequence TGGAACCGGTGTTTTTGATAATGCACCGCTGGTCTGGAATGATTATGAATACCTGAAAACCCATTTCGATACATCTGATGATATGAGAATGAATGAAGAAAAAATGAAAGATATATTCAAAGAAATATCAGGGGTTTCATTAGATACCTCTGTTTTTAAAGGAGATGTCCCATCTCATTCTCTCTCACAAAATCTTGGAGATGAAACTATCGAATACTTTGTTGAAGTTTCCGGAAATCCGGAAGAATAATTTTTTGCATAGAGAGACACTGAACGATCCGGTTTCCATATAATGTAAGTTTTTAATTCATCCACGAAAAGCCAGTTTATCACCATAATGCAAACATACGCTCCAATTGAGACGACATTTCATGACCATCGTTGATAACCAAAAATGCCCATCACAGGAAGTCTTACATAAAATTAATAATAGGATTTGAATCAAGATAAAAAACCTTATTTCAATCATGAACGTATTTGCTGGATAAACGTGTCGAAATATCTGGATCTAATTTTCTTGCTTTGCTTAAGGTCTGGTATGCCTGTTGTTTCATACCGAGTTCATCAAGCACCCGAGCTTTCCAGACTAACGCTTTTACATGTTCAGGCCTGATCCGGAGAGTTTGCTCAAAACAAGAGAGAGCTTCAGTCAGTCTGACGAGGCTTGCATAAATCTGCCCAAGAAAAAACCAGCTATCCGCATTATCTGGAGAATATTGGATGCTTTTTTTATACGATGTGATTGCCTCACGGGTCTGATGTAGTGCCTGATATGCTCGTCCCATATTAAGTAATGAACGTATATCTGAAGGATTTTTGGATAATACCTGCTTGTAGCAGTCAATCGCTTCCTGGAACCTCCCTGCACGATGAAGCAGGATACCTTTATTATACCAGGCATTCTGGTTTTCAGGATCAGTTTCAGTGATGTATTCATAATATTGCAGCAGGTCGCCATATCGCTTGAGTTTTCGTAAGGCAGTAATCCGGTATAATTGGGTATTCTTATCATGTGGATTTAATTTTAACGCCTGTTCGAGAGGTGCAATGGCATCCTGATAGCGATCCATCATCATCAATGCAAGACCTACCTGTGTCCATCCCGAAGTTTTGAGAGGATAGTCCTTTGTCAATTGTTTGGATACAGAGAGAGCTTCATCATACCGACCGAGTTTCAGAAGGGAGAAACAGATGAGATTCATACCCTGAAAATTCCCGGGATTATGTTTTATGAGGCGTTTTGCACTTGATAAAGCTTCAGCATACCGCTCAAGTGTCAGAAGTGAACGTGTTTTTAATTCCCATGCGACAATGTTTTTTTCATCCAATTCCAGGAGATGATCCAGGTACCCAATTGCATTATCCGGCCTTTCAAGGTTGAAATGACAATAACTGATAAGTAAAAGTGCCCGATCATGATCCGGATTTTGATGAAGGATCTCCTCAAATTCTAAAACTGCAGGATGATACTGATTCAAACGTACCAGACAAAGCCCAAGGAGAAACCGAGAACGGATTTGGCTTGCATCAAGGGTGAGAAGATCCTGGAGATACTTCTGGGCCTCTATATATCTACCCTGACGATAGTCATTCAGCGCAATAAAAAATAAGGCTGACATTCGTGTATCTTCGTAGAGAAGTGCACGATTTAAATTTTCAGATGCTTCTGTCGGTTTACCGGTATATATACATACTATCCCGAGATAGAGCCATCCTGATGATTCATTAGGATCGAGCGAAATAATCTGGTGAATAAAAGGGATAGCTTTCTGCCACTCGTGCTCCCTGATGAGCTGTCTTACAACTATAAGAAGTGTGTTTAGGCTTGTGTCTACTATTATCTTTGGCTTTGGAGGAATACAGGATATTTCTTCATCTTCATCGCAGGATATAACCGATTCATCCATGTATTCTGGTTCATCAGGGTAATCCTGGATTACTACTCCTGGAGATAAAGGTGGAATACCTCCTAAAGCCTCACTATCCGGTGCTTCATCAGGAGGAGGAACCATAACCATAGATACCTATTCGAATTTGGTTGCAATGAATACATTGGTTCATAGAAACTTGTTCTGACCGATTTTCTCAATAGAGAAATTTAAATATTCCAGCAAACCAGGTAATTCTGTGCCTGCATACAGTTCATCTTAGCCCAATCTCTCCAACCAGAATTACCTGTTCAATATCAAAAAGATCTATACCTTGTTCTCCAAACTTCACTCACTATTGTTTTTTGTCATTTTACATGCCTTTTCATCTTCAATCATCCCGTCCTTCATATTCAGTACCCGGCACATGTATTCCTCATGCCAGTCCTCATGAGTAACCATAATGATTGTCTGACCAAATTTTTCATTTAACTCACGAAATAGGTTAAGAATTGTCCTCGATGTATTTGAGTCAAGATTTGCACACGGCTCGTCAGCAAAGAGAATCCGGGGACGGTTGATAAGAGCACGTGCAATGGCAACCCGTTGTTGTTCTCCACCGGAGAGCTCAAACTGACGGTGATGAATACGGTGACCAAGGCCAACCTGGTTTAAGATCTTTTCACTCTCTTTCAGATACTCATCAGGTGAAATTCCTCTTGCCATAGCCGGAAGAACAACATTCTCCTGTACGGAAAGTTCAGGGACCAATGCATAATCCTGGAAGACATACCCTAGCTTATTCAGCCGAAAGTCACTCTTCTCCTCTTCAGACAGGGCCTCTACATGTATTCCGTCAATTGTCACAGACCCGGTGGTTGGTTCATCTAGCAGACCAAGGATATGAAGCAGGGTTGATTTCCCACTCCCGGAAGGCCCCATAATCCCGACAAATTCGCCACTTTCTATTCTACATCTGACTCCCCGGAGTGCCTGAACTTCAACAAGCCCCATCTGGTACACCCGTGTGACATCAGTAACCTCGATCATTACTGCCCCCGAATTGCATCAAGAATCGGTTCATTTGCAGTCTTCCATGACGGAATAAATCCGGATATCAAAGACACCAGAGCAAGACTGATAACACTTCTTATGACCGGCCCTGATTCAACAACCGGATATACAGCTCCTCCAGGAAAAACAAGCGGATTATACGTAAGATACGTCACAAGACCTGAACTTAAAGCAAGGCCCAGAAGAATACCACAGGTTGCAATTATTAAAACCTGAATGATATACGAATAGACAATAATTCGTTTATTTATACCGATAGCCTTGAGAATGCCGATCTGACGTCTTTTATTGATAGTATTGATGAAAATAACGATAAAGATAACCACGATAGCGATTACCAGGCTCACCATGGTTGAGATAGCATTAATGATCTCAAAACTCCGGATTGCATCATTAACAAATCCCTGGCCCTTCTCCTGAAACGTTCTAATCTTTTCAGCAATCCCATATTCCATGAGGATCATTTTGTACTTCTCTTCATCGCCATTCTGACTGAGTTTTACCAGGACCGATGTAGCCGTATCTGATATCCCATATACCTGTTCCATCTCTTTTAAGGTCACAAATCCATTCCTATCAACACCAAATGAGCCGGTTTCTAGAATTCCTTTTACTTTCAGAGTTTTTTTTACTCCATTGTTAAAGATCACATCAACAGAATCCCCGGTTGTGACCCCACCAAGAGAATCGGTTTTATCCAGACGTTCATCGATGTTTCCGGCAAGTTGCGACCCGAGTAGGATCCGATCTGTATCACCTTCGGCTAGGAATTCTCCTTCTTTGAGTTTCGTATGAAGGAGAGTTACTTCCTGCTCATACCTTGGATTAAAACCAATTATCTGCCCTGATATCTGATTTCCATGATAATTGTATGTAGCACCGGCTGAAAGTCGTGGTGATGTGCCGGTCACCTCAGAGATCTGATCTATTTTCTGCTTAACTTCTGAAACACCAGTAATGTACAGACTATTCTCCCGTGGTTCGATGACCAGGTTCCCATAATTGTAGTCAATGGACTGGCTGTTAAAGTTGACAACGACACCAGAGATTATAGATGGAAGAAATACAAGGTTTACAAACACCAGTCCCATAATAGCAACCGTGAGGAGGAAGGTAAACCGGTTCCCACGCTGGATCGAACGGATTGCAAGAAAAAATGCAACGGATAG comes from Methanospirillum hungatei and encodes:
- a CDS encoding tetratricopeptide repeat protein → MVPPPDEAPDSEALGGIPPLSPGVVIQDYPDEPEYMDESVISCDEDEEISCIPPKPKIIVDTSLNTLLIVVRQLIREHEWQKAIPFIHQIISLDPNESSGWLYLGIVCIYTGKPTEASENLNRALLYEDTRMSALFFIALNDYRQGRYIEAQKYLQDLLTLDASQIRSRFLLGLCLVRLNQYHPAVLEFEEILHQNPDHDRALLLISYCHFNLERPDNAIGYLDHLLELDEKNIVAWELKTRSLLTLERYAEALSSAKRLIKHNPGNFQGMNLICFSLLKLGRYDEALSVSKQLTKDYPLKTSGWTQVGLALMMMDRYQDAIAPLEQALKLNPHDKNTQLYRITALRKLKRYGDLLQYYEYITETDPENQNAWYNKGILLHRAGRFQEAIDCYKQVLSKNPSDIRSLLNMGRAYQALHQTREAITSYKKSIQYSPDNADSWFFLGQIYASLVRLTEALSCFEQTLRIRPEHVKALVWKARVLDELGMKQQAYQTLSKARKLDPDISTRLSSKYVHD
- a CDS encoding ABC transporter ATP-binding protein; translated protein: MIEVTDVTRVYQMGLVEVQALRGVRCRIESGEFVGIMGPSGSGKSTLLHILGLLDEPTTGSVTIDGIHVEALSEEEKSDFRLNKLGYVFQDYALVPELSVQENVVLPAMARGISPDEYLKESEKILNQVGLGHRIHHRQFELSGGEQQRVAIARALINRPRILFADEPCANLDSNTSRTILNLFRELNEKFGQTIIMVTHEDWHEEYMCRVLNMKDGMIEDEKACKMTKNNSE
- a CDS encoding ABC transporter permease; its protein translation is MTGHHLSVAFFLAIRSIQRGNRFTFLLTVAIMGLVFVNLVFLPSIISGVVVNFNSQSIDYNYGNLVIEPRENSLYITGVSEVKQKIDQISEVTGTSPRLSAGATYNYHGNQISGQIIGFNPRYEQEVTLLHTKLKEGEFLAEGDTDRILLGSQLAGNIDERLDKTDSLGGVTTGDSVDVIFNNGVKKTLKVKGILETGSFGVDRNGFVTLKEMEQVYGISDTATSVLVKLSQNGDEEKYKMILMEYGIAEKIRTFQEKGQGFVNDAIRSFEIINAISTMVSLVIAIVVIFIVIFINTINKRRQIGILKAIGINKRIIVYSYIIQVLIIATCGILLGLALSSGLVTYLTYNPLVFPGGAVYPVVESGPVIRSVISLALVSLISGFIPSWKTANEPILDAIRGQ